The following nucleotide sequence is from Candidatus Borkfalkia ceftriaxoniphila.
AAAAATTCATCGCCGAGCGTATCCAGTGCTTTTATGTACGTGTACGCTTGACTCTTTTTGATGCCGAGCGCGGTTTCCGTGTACTCTTCAAATGTAGAATAGCCACCCGCTTTGAACAGTTTCTCATCGTTCATGCGTTTTAACCCCTTAGCCATCTGCAAAAGGTTTTCGCACGTTAACCTGCCGTACACCAATATTTCCGAATGCAATTCTAAATAGTTCTTTTCCTTCCATAGTTCCAACGGAGTGCTCTGTTCCGCCGGTGTCGCTGCCATGCCTGCGTTCCCGCTCATTGCTGCCTTTGTGCTCATCTCTTTTTTAACCTCCATGTTTGAGCATTATTTGCTCTACTTGTTTTTATTATAAGAGTAATTTTTGCTCTTGTCAAGTACTATCGAGCATTTTTTGCTATAATTTACACAAAAGAGTAAAGGAGGAGCAAATTATGCCATTTAAAGACATCATAAAAGGTTTAAGAACTGAAAATAATTTATCTCAGTTACAATTAGCAAAAAATTTAAACTTAGAACGATATATCGTTAGCAACTGGGAACAAGGCAGAAATGAGCCAAGTATCGAGGATCTCATTATGCTTTCCAAATATTTCGGAGTTACAATAGATTATCTCGCTGGATTAGAAACAATAGGCGATTTTAATCGAAGAAATGATTTTCAGCATCAAGAAAACCGGCAGCCACTTAGACTGCCGACCAATGATCTGAATTTGACCGATGAGGAGACGGAGATGATCAAGCGCTATCGAATACTCCATCCCGAAATGCAAAAGTTTTTCTATGATTCGATTTTGCGACTCACGAAACCGAGAACATTAGATAACATATAAGTTGGAAATTTTTGGTAATTTTGGTATTATTTACATATCTACTTTTTTTCATTTTCATTCAACTTTAAAATAGTATCCTAAGTATAACTTTATACGGGAGGATGAATGATGACTAAAAAGTACGATATTTTTGAATTTGATGTACAAAAGTTGACTCAAACCGTTCTGACATTAAAACAAACGGCTTTCGAATTCCATCAATCCATGAACGGCTTATTAGGCGGCATTTTAGATATTGTTCGAGATATTTATGATGCAGCCGAAGAAAAACAAAGAGCACAAAAATTGGAACCATTTCCGTCTCTACCCAAATTAGAGATAAGCTCAAATAACAACAATATTAAAATCAGCGACGTTTTTTCAGAAAAGGAGTTAAACGATATGCCTTTTTTAAAAGACGGAAAACCGCGCAAACGCGATGATGGAGTTTGGGAGATCCGATATCGTCGCAATGGTTACAATGAATCTTTTTCCTCAAAAAACTTAAATATCGCAAAAGAGAAATTTAAAAGATTTATTTTTGACTTAAAAAAACAACCCCGACAAGGTTCAAAAAAGAACTTTGCCGAGATTGCTGAAATTTATTTATATAAAGTGAAAAAGCCGCTTTTGCATGAAGATAGTTTTAAAAACAACCTGGTTACATATCGCAACCATATCTTAAATCATTTCGGCGGTAAACCGATCGATAAAATTACACCGCTCGATATTCAAAACGTAGTCAACGATTTGTATGAACAGGGTAAGACCCGCACTATCGAAGAAGTATCTACACTCCTGCGCGGCATATTTTCTTTTGCTATTTCCAATAAGTACTTAAAAGAAAGCCCCCTTTCCGCAGTTCTTATCCCTAAGCATCAAAGGGAGTCCGGTTTGGCGTTGACTAAACAAGAAGAATTAGAGTTGGTTGAAAAACTGCGAAACCACAGTTTTGAAAAAATTTATTTGTTTATGCTTTATTCTGGTGTAAGAAGAACCGAAGCGCTTCATTTGAAATGGAAAGATATCGACTTAAAAAACAACACGGTTACTTGCTACTGCGCTAAGGTTAAAAACTTAAAAAAGGGCCAAATCGTTACTCGAAAATTTCCTATTTTCCCAAAATTGAGAATGCTTTTATTGACTATGGACTGCGGTGCACCCGAAAGTTTCCTGTTCGAATTCGCCGAAAGTTCCGTAACGAATACGATTAAAAAATTTCTTCCAAAGCATAAAGCCCACGATCTGCGCCATACTTTTGTCACGCGTGCGCGCGAGTGCGGAATCGAGCGCGATCTGGTCAGTTTATGGGTTGGGCACAGTTTGGGAAACAACGTCACCGCAAGCGTCTATACCCACTTTTCAGAAGAGTACCAACAAGCGGAAGCCCTCAAACTCAACTATTGATTTACTCCCCAAATCACTCCCCAAAAAAACAGGAAAAAAACAATTTCTATACATAAATATAGTGGGTATCGCTATGCAATACCCACTATATATTGTGTTTTTGGTGCGAGTGACAGGACTTGAACCTGCATGGAGTCGCCTCCACTAGAACCTGAATCTAGCGCGTCTGCCAATTTCACCACACTCGCATATGCTTTTGCCCAAAAGGCAAAAGATTTATTCGATTATTGTTTTAACCAAGGCGCCGTTTTCAACACGAATCCGATATGCGTTTCCGCCTGCGGAAATACTTTTTTGGATTTTACCGTTGGTTATTTCGATCGCGCTGTTGTCCTCCAACCCGATCGCAGCTATATTATTATATAGCAAAATTTTATCAAAGTCAAGCACTCTGAGGTTATAATGCGGAGAAATATTTTCTTTGATCCAACCCAACCCTTTGTGCATCGCATAAGGCTGTCCGCCGACGACACTTGCAGAGTCGGTGTAGATATTGTCGAACCAACAGATCGCCCCGGCGGACAATCCGCACACGACCGTACCGCTTTCGTATGCCTCTTCTATGAGTTCCAGCATTCCGCTCTTTTTCCAGTGTTCAAGCATGAACACCGTATCACCCCCGCCAACGTAAATGAAATCCGCTTTTTTGAATTTTTCACGAATCTTATCTAAACTCATTTCATTGTAAACGGTCAGCGCCACGTCCGCCTTGATATCGAAAACGGACGTATAGGTTTTACGGAAACTATTGAAATACGGCATGGAATCGTGGCTCGCCGTGGGAATGAACAGCCCGTAGGCGCGCTCCGCTTTCGCGCGCGATTTGGCGAGATCGGCGATATATCCGTCGATCTTCAAGGTGGTCTTTGTTTTTAGTTCGCCGCCACCGATTGCGATGATCGTCTTATCCATCAGTTTCCTTTCAGTGCTTTTCCTCTGTCCATAATGCCTTCCATCGTCGAAATGCAATCTTGCAGCGACGCCCTCGCTTTTATAAAATCCTCTATGTGATAGTTGGACTTTTTCTCGAATTTATAAGACGCGATATAGCCTCGCGCATTTTCCAGATTGATACGGATCTTATCGTACGTTGTATCCCGTTCGCGCTCAGCCGCCTCGGATACATAAATGACCGCCGTATCAATACGGTAAACGATATTGGTAACTTGTCTGAACATTTTATAGTAATCTGTGTTACCCGTATCGATCTGCTTGATGAGCGCATCGAATTTTTCCACGATATTGGAAAGTTTTTGCTTGATCTCTGAATTTGCGGGCGTCTTGGACTTTTTGCGGATGATGCCGAGCACGATCAGGCCGATTACGATGATGGCGCCGTAAAAAATATACGTGATGATCAATTCCGTCGTCGTCATTGCGCGTTCGCCTCCTTTTCCTCATCTCTTTGCAGGTGTACGTCGAGTTGATTGAACGGTATCTCGATTCCCTTTTCTCGAAGGTTATTAAAAATCATTTCGAACAGAGATGCGCGCGTATCCCAATATTTTTCGTTGGGCGTCCAGGCTCGCGCCTTGAACTTGAGGGCGCTGTCCCCGTACCCGTCGAGAACGACCGCGGGCGCGGGCGTCTTGACGACGTCCTGATGAGAGTTCAACGTCGAAAGCAAAATTTCTTTGACCTCGGAAAGTTCCGCGCTGTACGGAATGGGAACTTCGATGACCACGCGGCGCAGCGACATCGTGCTATAATTGATGAGCGTCGATCCCAGGATCTGATTATTCGGAAGAAGAATTTCTTCATTATTATAAGTAACGATCTTTGTATTGAACAACCTGATATCCTGCACAAGTCCGTCTTTGCCGTTGATCTCTACGTAATCGCCTTTTTTAAAGGGTTTGGTAAATATAATGATAATGCCGTTCGCAAGGCTTGCCAGGCTGTCCTGCAAAGCGAGTGCGACGGCGAGCGCGATCGCGGAAAACGCAGCGATGATGCCCGCGGTAGAAAAGCCGAGCGCACTGACGACGACGATCACGAGCGCGATATATAAGACGACCGTCACGATGGAAATGATGAAAGTGGCGGCAGACTTGTCCAATCGGCTCTTCATAGTCGTACGCACCACGATGCTGCGCACGATCTTCAGAATGATCAGCCCTAAAATGAAAAACGCAATACAGCGCACGATCGTCAAAGCGCCGTTCTGGAAAAAGTTGATAAAGAAATTTTTGATCGTTTCCCAAATCTCGTTCATTGTTTACTCCTTAAATCCCGCTTCATGCAATAACCTGTCTCGGCGGTGTTCCGCTTCGCGGTAAATGGTCGAAATTTCTTCCCCGATATCGTACTTTCCGTTTTCGTAAACGATTTTCCCGCCCGCGACGGTCATGAGAACGTTGGAAGAATCCGCACTGTATACGAGATTCTTTTTTACGTCGGAAAGTGGCCGCATATTGGGCGCGGCTAGATCGATAAGTATAATATCGGCAAAATTACCTGTTTTTAAAACTCCGCCGCGAAATCCGAGCGCCTCATAGCCGTTCACGGTCGCGGCGGTCAGCGCTTCCTCCGCGCTGACTGCCGAAGCGTCCTTCATTGCTTCTTTTTGCAGGCAGGAAAACAAGTACATTTCACGGAACATCGAAGTCGCGTTGTTGCTCGCGGAGCCGTCCGTCCCGAGCGCCACTTTCATGCCCGATCTGAGCATGGAATAGACGGGCGCAACGCCCGAGGCAAGTTTTAAATTGCTTGCCGCATTGACGACGGGCACGACGCCGCATTGCTTTAAAAGCGCGAGATCGTCCTTATCGCAATAGGTACAATGCGCGGCAAGCCCTCCGTTTTCGAAAAAGCCCAATTTATGAAGATATTGCGGCGGGGTCAGACGATTGTGACGCACCGTACAGTCGCCCACTTCTTTGAGCGTTTCGGAAAGATGAATATACGTTTTCGAACCGTATTCAGCCGCAATATCCGATACGTCCGAGATCAAATTTTCTTCGCAGGTATATTCGGCGTGAAGGCCTATAATATAGCGGACTCTGTCAGACATAGTACTATACAAATCCACGTGATCCCGTATAAACCGCAGATCTTTTTCATTGGATTCGCCGTTTATGCCGCCGCATAAAGCGACTGCCAGATTGGATTTTTTTGCCGCTTCATAAATCGTATCGGGATAGAAATACATATCGGCAAAACAAGTGATTCCGTTTCTCACAAATTCCGCGATCTGTAGCAAAGTTCCCCAATAAACGTCATCTTCCGTCAGATGGTCTTCCATGGGAAATATGCGGTCGAACAGCCATTTTTCCAAAGGCAGATCGTCCGCTATGCCGCGAAACAAACTCATTGCCGCGTGCGAATGCGCGTTGCAAAAACCGCTCATCAAAAGATTTCCGTTACAGTCTATTTCGCGATCGGCAATAAAACCTTCGTTTTTCTTTTTGCCGACATAGACGATATCGGCCCCGTCCGTACATAATTCCCCCTTGAAAATGTTTTGTTCGGGAGAGATCATGACGTTTGCATTAAAAAATCTGTACTTCATATGGCTCCATAGAAAAATGCCGCTGCTTCGAATCAGCGGCATCATGTTACGAAAAATTATTTGGTTCCGAACAGTCGGTCGCCCGCATCGCCCAACCCGGGCACAATGTACGCGTGATCGTTGAGTTTTTCATCCATCGCCGCCACGAAGATATCCACGTCGGGATGCGCCGCCTGTAAAGCGTTCAGCCCCTGCGGCGCCGCGATCAGACAGCAGAATTTAATATTTTTACAGCCCCTGTCCTTCAAAAAACCGATGGCTGCGGCAGCGCTGCCGCCCGTCGCGAGCATAGGATCGACGACGATCAATGTCCGCTCGGTCGCATCTGCGGGGAGTTTGCAATAATATTCCACGGGTTTTAAAGTCTGCGGATCGCGGTACAGCCCGATATGCCCGACTTTCGCGTTCGGCACGAGTTTCAGCATGCCGTTCACCATACCCAACCCCGCGCGGAGAATGGGAATGATGCCGAGACTGCGCCCTGATACTACTTTTGCCGTCGTTTTACAGATCGGCGTTTCCACTTCCACGTCTTCCAACGGAAGGTCCCTCGTGACCTCATACGCCATCAAAAGAGAAATTTCCTCCGCCAGTTCCCTGAAATCTTTCGTGCTCGTGTTTTTATCGCGCAGCATCGTGACTTTATGCCGCACGAGCGGGTGCTCCATTAAGTAAACCTTGGACATATTTTCAATTCTCCCTTTGTATAAATTTGAATTTCTATTTGAAATATTTATTTTCGATCGCCGTGATCTTATCGATACGTTTCTGATGGCGGCCGCCTTCGAAACCGGTGGTCAAAAAGGTTTCCAGAATTTCCAGCATCAACCCTTCGCCGATCACGCGCTGGCCGAACGCGAGCATATTCGCGTCGTTGTGCAGTCTCGTATATTTTGCGGAATAGGTATCGTGGCAGTGCGCACAGCGTATTCCCTTGACCTTATTCGCCGCAATCGAAACGCCGATGCCCGTACCGCAGATCACTACGCCGCGATCGCACGTTCCGTTTGCAACGGCTTCCGCCGCGGGAAGCGCGAAATCGGGATAATCGCAGGAACACGCCTCGTTCGTACCGAAATCGACGACTTCATATCCGTGCGTATGCAGATAATCGACTGCCGTCCTCTTTAAGTCCAGACCGCCGTGGTCGCACGCTATCGCTATTTTCATATCAAGCCTCCGTGAAAAATTTTTCGATGATTTTATCGACCGCTACGAGTAAAAGTTCGTAAGTCTTTTGGTATTCCTCCGCGCCCCGCCCGAACGGGTCCGGAATATCGAATCCCGCGACGTCCCGAATGGAATATACGTTGGAAAAACCGTTTAAAAGTTCTTTTTGTGCGTCCGTCATGCAGATGACGGCATACGCGTTTTCGATCATTTTGTGATTGAGTTGGCGCGGATGGAATTTGGAAAAATCAATGCCGTGACAGGTAAGGCAGGCGGCGCTGTTCGGATGGATCTCCAGACTGTTCTCCGCAAAAATACCTGCAGATGCGGAATCCACGAATTTTATTTTCCGTCTTTTTATCTCTGCGCGCAGGATCGATTCCGCCATGGGACTGCGGCAAGTATTTCCCGTACATATAAATAATACTTTTCTTCTTTTCATAGGCTGCCTATTCCGCGCACGCTTTGCGCAGGCGGTTCAAAACACCCGCCATCACGCCGTCTTTCTTTGCGGGTTCGATCGCAACGATCACGTCCGCCTCGCGCTCGCCGCGGCGCAGAAGATCGTAGAGATTTGCTGCCATTTCAAATTCATTTTTGCCTAAATCCAAAACGCGATCGGACGGAAACCGTTCGCAGACGGCATTTTCGCAGAGGATATAACATGTTTCGCCGCTTTCGACGATTTCCCGAAAACAATTTTCCGCATCGGCGAGCGCCTCGCTCGGAAATAATTTCGTGCGGCATCGCGGGGAATAATGTTTATATTTCATGCCGGGCGAACGTGCGGCTTCGCCCGCGCGGAGAGTGTACGTTTCGCAGCACCCCACCACGCTTTCGATCATCTCTTGGGAGATAAGCCCGCTGCGCAGAACGACGGGTATATCGCCCGTCACGTCGCAAACGGTGCTCTCGATGCCGCCGCTGCACTGCCCTCCGTCCAGAATGAGCGGTACTTTGCCCGCGAGATCGGCATACACATGCTCCGCAGTCACGGGACTTACGTGCTTGGAAATATTGGCGGAAGGCGCCGCGATCGGCATATCCACGTATCGCAGCAGTTCCTGTGCCCCCGCGTGCGAAGGCACGCGGACAGCGAGCGTTTCCAGCCCGCAGGAAACTTTGGGACTGACCGTGCCTCTGCTTTCGTACACGAGAGTCAAAGGCCCCGGCAAAAAGGCTTCGCGCAGCGCCTGCACATAAGGCTTTACGTTTTTGACGAGTACGCTCAGATCGTAATCGCTGTGCACGTGTACGATGAGCGGATTGTCCGACGGCCTGCCCTTGATTCGGAAAATCTGTTCCACTGCGTCGTCCGAGCGCGCATCCGCGCCCAAACCGTACACCGTTTCGGTGGGAAAAGCGACGGCCCCGCCGGAAAGTAAAATCTCTTTCGCCTCTTTCAGAGACTGCGGCGTGATTTTTTTCAGCAGCGTCTGCATCGTCTACTCCTCGTCGGGCGGGAAATCGTCAAACGGCGGCATGTCGTCGTCCGTTCCGTTTTCGGAACCTGCATCGGCGACGGCGTATTCCGCCATATAATCGAAAGGCACGTCGTCCGGATCGACGAAACCTTCGGAATCGTTCGTTTCGGGCACATCGTCGCGTCCGACCTCACCCGGTTCGTCGGGCAGAAATCCGGGAGGCGGGTTGACGTAACGGACCTGGTCGCCGCGGAAACGCAGTTTGACGCGTCCCAACTCGCCGTTACGATGTTTGGCAATGATGAGATCGGCGGCGTCTTTGATGATCTTTCCGCTCTTGATCTCCTCTTCCGTCGCAGCCACGTCGGGACGGTGAATAAACATGACCATGTCCGCATCCTGCTCGATCGCGCCCGATTCTCTAAGGTCGGAAAGTTGCGGTTCTTCCTTTGAAGAAATACGTCTGAGCTGCGAGAGCGCCAGAACGGGCACGTCCAGTTCTTTTGCCATGATTTTCAGATTTCGCGTAATATTCGCGATTTCCTGCTGTCTGTTTTCAATGAGCCTGCCGCCCATTTCCATCAACTGAATATAGTCGATCATGATCATATCCAGCCCGTCCTTGCGCGTCTTCAATCTGCGGCATTTGGAAAGGATCTCGGCGGGAGAAATTTTCGATGAATCGTCTATGTAAATCTTTGCTTTTTTCAAAGCGGCGCTCGCTTTCCAAAGATTTTTCCAGTCGCCCTGCGAAAGTTCGCCCGAAAGCGCTTTGGACATGCTGACGCGCGCATACGAGCACATGAGCCTCTGGGCAAGTTGGATACGCGGCATTTCCAGCGAAAAAACGGCGCAGACCTTATTTTCCACGAGCGCGGCGTGCTCGACGATATTCATGCCAATCGTCGTTTTACCGACGCCGGGGCGGGCTGCCAGAACGATAAAGTCGGATTTTTGCAGCCCGTTCGTCATTTTATCTAACTTTGTAAAGCCCGTATATATGCCGCGAAGCGCATTCTTATCCGTAGTTATGGTCTCGAATTTGCTCAGTACGCGGTCGTAACTGTCGTCTTCGCGCATATCCACGAGCGTGGAAGTATCCATCTTTTTGGAAACGTCAAAGACGAGGCTTTCCGCATACGATACGCTTTCCGCCGCTTCCGCGCCGCTCATTGCGCGTTCGATGATGTCTTTTGACGCGCGGATCAGTTTTCTGTTCACGCTGTCGCGCTTGACGATGTCCAGATAATATTTGTAATTCGCAGCCGAAGGGGTCAGTTTCGCAAGATCCGTGATATAGGTGAGCCCGCCCGCCTTGTCCAGCGATTGCGAATTTTCCAGTTCGTCGGACAGCGTTACGAGATCGACGGGCTTGCGTTCGTTGAACACGCGTTTCATCGCGCCGATGATCAGTTTGTGCGATTCCTGATAAAAATCCTCTTCGGTGAGTTTATCGAGAATATCCGTCTGCGTGTCGATATCGATGAGCAGACAGCCCAGCAGCGCCTGTTCCGCTTCGAGATTGTTCGGCATTACGCTCGTTTTATTGATTTCGTTGTTTTCGTTTTCTTTTGCCATAGTATTTCTCCGAAGAAACTTACGATTTCCGCAGTTTCTTCTTTTCGCGGAACCGCTTTTTCAGCCCTTTGCGGAGCAGCGCGCACAACTCGTCCACGCTCCCCTCGTCCACGTCTTTTTTGTTGATGATCAGAGCCTGCGCCCTGCCGATATACAAGTAAAAATTCGTATTTGTTTCATACGCTTTCAAAATCTGCGCATAGGGAACCTCGTAATCGCTCGCGCGGTTTCCGATGCGGATCTGCAGAGAGAGTCCCTCTTCCGAAAAGGTGAAATGCTGTTCGGTTTCATTGAAATTGCGGTTGCGCGCCACGCTCTGCTTGATGCGGCTGACCTGCAAATAACAATTTAAAAAGGGAAATCCGCACGCCACGACGAAACAGATCGCCGCGCAACTGACGATGCCCGCATCGCCGCGCAAAATACCGAGCGCAAGAAGTCCCGCTCCGCACACCAAAAACAGCCCTGACAGCATGGCGATATACCACCAACGGGCGCGCAGCGTATGAAAAATACCGAAACGCTTGTATTCGTTCAGATCATTTTGATAATGTGCCTTGACCATCTTTACCCTTCGTAAACTAAATCAGTTTTCGATTCCGTTCAATGTTTCGAATTCTTTCAGCGTGTCGTCGAATTCGCGCATGGCGGTGTCGAACGCCTTGCGCTCGGTTAGATCGACGCCCGCGATCTTTAAAAGTTCCACGGGACTGTCGCTGCCGCCCGACGAGAGAAACGCCTTGTAATCGCGCACGGCGCTTTCCCCTTCTTTGAGAATGCGCGAGGCGATGGAAATCGCGCTGATGATGCCCGTCGAGTATTTATAGACGTAGAAAGAAGTATAGAAATGCGGGATACGCGACCATTCGTGGGCGATCTGCCAGTCGTGCACGATCCCGTCGCCGTAATATTTTTCGTTGAGTTTGAGATACGCGGCGGAGAGATTGTCGCTCGTGAGCGCTTCGCCTTTTTCCACCATATCGTGCGCGACGTATTCGAATTCCGCAAACATTGTCTGACGGTGCAGCGTCGTGCGGATGGTATCCAGATAATAGGCGAGCAAATATTTTTTGAGATTCACGTCTTCCGTCGTGGAAAGCA
It contains:
- a CDS encoding helix-turn-helix transcriptional regulator, translating into MPFKDIIKGLRTENNLSQLQLAKNLNLERYIVSNWEQGRNEPSIEDLIMLSKYFGVTIDYLAGLETIGDFNRRNDFQHQENRQPLRLPTNDLNLTDEETEMIKRYRILHPEMQKFFYDSILRLTKPRTLDNI
- a CDS encoding tyrosine-type recombinase/integrase, which codes for MMTKKYDIFEFDVQKLTQTVLTLKQTAFEFHQSMNGLLGGILDIVRDIYDAAEEKQRAQKLEPFPSLPKLEISSNNNNIKISDVFSEKELNDMPFLKDGKPRKRDDGVWEIRYRRNGYNESFSSKNLNIAKEKFKRFIFDLKKQPRQGSKKNFAEIAEIYLYKVKKPLLHEDSFKNNLVTYRNHILNHFGGKPIDKITPLDIQNVVNDLYEQGKTRTIEEVSTLLRGIFSFAISNKYLKESPLSAVLIPKHQRESGLALTKQEELELVEKLRNHSFEKIYLFMLYSGVRRTEALHLKWKDIDLKNNTVTCYCAKVKNLKKGQIVTRKFPIFPKLRMLLLTMDCGAPESFLFEFAESSVTNTIKKFLPKHKAHDLRHTFVTRARECGIERDLVSLWVGHSLGNNVTASVYTHFSEEYQQAEALKLNY
- a CDS encoding Type 1 glutamine amidotransferase-like domain-containing protein; translation: MDKTIIAIGGGELKTKTTLKIDGYIADLAKSRAKAERAYGLFIPTASHDSMPYFNSFRKTYTSVFDIKADVALTVYNEMSLDKIREKFKKADFIYVGGGDTVFMLEHWKKSGMLELIEEAYESGTVVCGLSAGAICWFDNIYTDSASVVGGQPYAMHKGLGWIKENISPHYNLRVLDFDKILLYNNIAAIGLEDNSAIEITNGKIQKSISAGGNAYRIRVENGALVKTIIE
- a CDS encoding mechanosensitive ion channel family protein; translation: MNEIWETIKNFFINFFQNGALTIVRCIAFFILGLIILKIVRSIVVRTTMKSRLDKSAATFIISIVTVVLYIALVIVVVSALGFSTAGIIAAFSAIALAVALALQDSLASLANGIIIIFTKPFKKGDYVEINGKDGLVQDIRLFNTKIVTYNNEEILLPNNQILGSTLINYSTMSLRRVVIEVPIPYSAELSEVKEILLSTLNSHQDVVKTPAPAVVLDGYGDSALKFKARAWTPNEKYWDTRASLFEMIFNNLREKGIEIPFNQLDVHLQRDEEKEANAQ
- a CDS encoding amidohydrolase — encoded protein: MKYRFFNANVMISPEQNIFKGELCTDGADIVYVGKKKNEGFIADREIDCNGNLLMSGFCNAHSHAAMSLFRGIADDLPLEKWLFDRIFPMEDHLTEDDVYWGTLLQIAEFVRNGITCFADMYFYPDTIYEAAKKSNLAVALCGGINGESNEKDLRFIRDHVDLYSTMSDRVRYIIGLHAEYTCEENLISDVSDIAAEYGSKTYIHLSETLKEVGDCTVRHNRLTPPQYLHKLGFFENGGLAAHCTYCDKDDLALLKQCGVVPVVNAASNLKLASGVAPVYSMLRSGMKVALGTDGSASNNATSMFREMYLFSCLQKEAMKDASAVSAEEALTAATVNGYEALGFRGGVLKTGNFADIILIDLAAPNMRPLSDVKKNLVYSADSSNVLMTVAGGKIVYENGKYDIGEEISTIYREAEHRRDRLLHEAGFKE
- the upp gene encoding uracil phosphoribosyltransferase; protein product: MSKVYLMEHPLVRHKVTMLRDKNTSTKDFRELAEEISLLMAYEVTRDLPLEDVEVETPICKTTAKVVSGRSLGIIPILRAGLGMVNGMLKLVPNAKVGHIGLYRDPQTLKPVEYYCKLPADATERTLIVVDPMLATGGSAAAAIGFLKDRGCKNIKFCCLIAAPQGLNALQAAHPDVDIFVAAMDEKLNDHAYIVPGLGDAGDRLFGTK
- the rpiB gene encoding ribose 5-phosphate isomerase B, giving the protein MKIAIACDHGGLDLKRTAVDYLHTHGYEVVDFGTNEACSCDYPDFALPAAEAVANGTCDRGVVICGTGIGVSIAANKVKGIRCAHCHDTYSAKYTRLHNDANMLAFGQRVIGEGLMLEILETFLTTGFEGGRHQKRIDKITAIENKYFK
- a CDS encoding arsenate reductase/protein-tyrosine-phosphatase family protein — encoded protein: MKRRKVLFICTGNTCRSPMAESILRAEIKRRKIKFVDSASAGIFAENSLEIHPNSAACLTCHGIDFSKFHPRQLNHKMIENAYAVICMTDAQKELLNGFSNVYSIRDVAGFDIPDPFGRGAEEYQKTYELLLVAVDKIIEKFFTEA
- a CDS encoding L-threonylcarbamoyladenylate synthase, with translation MQTLLKKITPQSLKEAKEILLSGGAVAFPTETVYGLGADARSDDAVEQIFRIKGRPSDNPLIVHVHSDYDLSVLVKNVKPYVQALREAFLPGPLTLVYESRGTVSPKVSCGLETLAVRVPSHAGAQELLRYVDMPIAAPSANISKHVSPVTAEHVYADLAGKVPLILDGGQCSGGIESTVCDVTGDIPVVLRSGLISQEMIESVVGCCETYTLRAGEAARSPGMKYKHYSPRCRTKLFPSEALADAENCFREIVESGETCYILCENAVCERFPSDRVLDLGKNEFEMAANLYDLLRRGEREADVIVAIEPAKKDGVMAGVLNRLRKACAE
- the dnaB gene encoding replicative DNA helicase, which produces MAKENENNEINKTSVMPNNLEAEQALLGCLLIDIDTQTDILDKLTEEDFYQESHKLIIGAMKRVFNERKPVDLVTLSDELENSQSLDKAGGLTYITDLAKLTPSAANYKYYLDIVKRDSVNRKLIRASKDIIERAMSGAEAAESVSYAESLVFDVSKKMDTSTLVDMREDDSYDRVLSKFETITTDKNALRGIYTGFTKLDKMTNGLQKSDFIVLAARPGVGKTTIGMNIVEHAALVENKVCAVFSLEMPRIQLAQRLMCSYARVSMSKALSGELSQGDWKNLWKASAALKKAKIYIDDSSKISPAEILSKCRRLKTRKDGLDMIMIDYIQLMEMGGRLIENRQQEIANITRNLKIMAKELDVPVLALSQLRRISSKEEPQLSDLRESGAIEQDADMVMFIHRPDVAATEEEIKSGKIIKDAADLIIAKHRNGELGRVKLRFRGDQVRYVNPPPGFLPDEPGEVGRDDVPETNDSEGFVDPDDVPFDYMAEYAVADAGSENGTDDDMPPFDDFPPDEE
- a CDS encoding YcxB family protein yields the protein MVKAHYQNDLNEYKRFGIFHTLRARWWYIAMLSGLFLVCGAGLLALGILRGDAGIVSCAAICFVVACGFPFLNCYLQVSRIKQSVARNRNFNETEQHFTFSEEGLSLQIRIGNRASDYEVPYAQILKAYETNTNFYLYIGRAQALIINKKDVDEGSVDELCALLRKGLKKRFREKKKLRKS